Genomic DNA from Bacteroidota bacterium:
AGTAGCGCCATAGCGACTGAAATTGAGTTGTGTTCTGGATTCCTGATCTGAAATCTGGTCCATCGCCTCCTGTGCCATTTGTAGCTGGAAACGAACCTTTGACAGGGCAACTGGACACTGACCCGTCAGCGGTGATTGAAATACAGGGTTGCCGTTTTCTGCAAACTCAACCCTGAAAAACGTTACCCCCAAATCGCTCCAACCTTCTCCAGAGCCGGCAACAAATCTATTCAGGCGATATAAAGGATGTGTCTGGGTTGTGCCACCAACCAATCGGGAAACGTTATGTCCCAACTCCCGATCGAGCGTGTACATCACTTGTGCTACGGGCGCTGCCATCGGATCTGAGTAATCTGTTTGTGGATCGGATAGAGAAGGAAACTCGAAAATTAAAGTAGTATCTCCATTAGCCGTAAATTGGCACTGGTATGATGTCAATGCCCCCCCTGAAAAAACACCTCGTGCAATCGCAGAATCGGTTTGCGCCTGGGTCCGCATATTCATCAGATCGCGTTCGAGCATCTCCGAGATGTCCAGCGTGCTGGAGCGCACCATGTAATTGACGGTTGTCTCTGCATTCGACTGCATGCCGCGCAGTTGCACAAGGCCAACAATCAACATGATGGCGCCAAAAACCAGAAACGAGCTGATATGATCAAACAAAAACTGCATTGTACCCGATGGAAGTGAGGGGCTTTCCTAGTTGAGATAGTCTGTGATAACGACCATTTTTTGAAGACGTACAACAGCCTGTGCTTCGCCGATGCGGTCCAGTACTGTGGCCTCGATCTGTACTTCTTTAGCAAGCGTTGGAAATGTCACCCCTTTCCCATCACTTGCCTGTACATAGCGGACGGAGAATTCGCTCCTGATCTGGAATTGTTCAAGGTTCAGCTGGTGCATTGTTGTATCAACAAACCCTTCAAAGTCATCGAGATCATCAAAATCGGCTATGTTTGTAGCGTCCTCAGATGGATCGGTCCCAAAGCTTGCCGGCGGCGTGAGATCACTAACCCCTGTATCAAGAATGGCCATGTTAACACGGGCTTCGTCAAAAAAAGCTTGCTCCGTAACTTCGTGCAGGCGAACTTTCGCAAAGTCTGCGGCTGCGGATTCCATTTCACGGAGGTAGGCGCTTTTCTGAACGAGGAACGCAGAGCGCTGTTGATTCATTGAGAGCGTTACAAGGATGAGTAGCGCCCCCATGGCAAGCATGGTCTGTTGCATGGGCTTGTAGGTTGGGGATGTGTGAGCGTTTATTCTGAACCTCGGCCGGTATGGAGACGGGAGACAAATCCGACCGGTTCATTGCCAAGCATAAGGGGGGAAGTCTGCAGGGTTTTATATGGACTGCGCAGTTAGCTTGGAACAGTGTTTCATTATTTTACAAGAAACGTACCACTGCCACACTTTTGCGTCATTTATTTTCATCTTTGCTTACTATGCGCCAAAACCTGTCTGATTTCCGGGCATTCGTGCGCCAAAGCATAGCGTTTTTGTTTGACACCTGGGATATCCCCCCACCCCCCAATTAAGTTTATGCGCCCTGGGCGTTAGACTTTAACATACAGCCGGCATCTCGTAGTGACATGAACAACATGGCGCATCTCAAAAATTGTCTCAACCTGTAAGGCGTTTTACCTACACCCCGACAGGGCACGGTGCATTATTGATTTGCTGCTGCATCAGGGGTTGAGACGCCTTCAATTTCCTCAATGATCTGCTGCATCCATTCAGCCTCCGCCGTTGCTACGCCGGCCTGCAGTGTAGCACCTTTACTCAGTGCAATCCCTTCCTTTGCCCGCTGCACAGCTTCCTCGAACTGTCCACGCACAGCAAGCAGACTCGCGTCTACCCTCGCGATGGCGTGTTTTTCAATGAATGGGCCTTCGTATGTATACTGCCTGGGGTCTAGCTTCACATCTCTCCGATATCGCAAATGGAAGAAGACCACTTCCAACCAGATGGACGCCTGCAATACAGGCGCCGCGTCAGCCACCTGAACCTGGAGTTTATCGATAAAGAAGCCGGCCTGCACAATATCGCCCCGATCGAGGTGCATCAAGTAAGCGATCAGATAACACGTGATGTCTATTTTATCCGGCGCCCCTGCTTGCAGCGCTAACAAATCTTCGACATAGCCTGCAGACCAATCCCGCGGGCGCAATCCACGAATAGACTCTGCAGTTAGCGCCTGAAGCAAATATTTACGCTTTACCCGACGCCCTCCCCTGATCAGATCGAGTAATTGTTTGCCATCATTGTCGTACCCTTCAGTTGGTAGTGGCAACAGGGTAACCAGGGCAATGCCCCCATTAAACAGCGCGCTGCAGACGAAGTAAAATACTGCGTAGCCCATCCAGGCATCTGCATACGTTGGGCTGTGGAGGGAGATGGCAAGCAACGCGCTAATCAGAGCAGCCAACAAACTGGCGATGGGACCACCGGCGATATATAAAAAGTAGCCCGGGCCGGCTTCCAGTTTTTTCTCCGGAATGCAAAGTGCCATGCCACCGCTCAAATGTACCCATCGGTTGAGGCCAAAGGTCAGCTTGCCCTGTTCATGTGCCACTTTTAGCGGGCCGGCAATGAGCATGACAAATCTGAATCGCGCAACCCGTCCACCTGCTACGTGCCCCAGTTCATGGATGAGAATGGCCAAGAACGCCAAACCGACAAGGGACGGAAAGAGCACATACCAGGCCGGCACAGCAAACTCTATTTGTCCGGCCGCCCCCTCTACTACAGAGGCCAGGTACGAGCCGACGAAGGCACCAGCAAACAGAATTGCGGCAAAGGCAATTCCTTTCCTTATATATGATGCAGTTGTCGACATGCGGTGAGAAATAGGGGATTAACGCGTTGCGCTTAATCGTGGGATTACTACTCGCGGGGATATTATGCGTATCGGCATGTTCTACGTAATCAGAACCAACAAGTTGGATTGGGTACACAGGCTTTGGTTATCCAAGTTGGTACAGCGCCTATTTGACTTGCGTATAGGATATGAATGAATTAATCTAGCAGTACCAAGTTCACTGTCAAACCAGCAACCGGATCATGAAGAAGAAACCCATCTCCCGCCGGCAGTTTGTCGGCCAATCAGCTGCCGCGTCTTTTGGCGCTATGGTGCTGCCCCGTCATATTCTGGGCGGACCAGGATTCCTGGCACCAAGTGATACATTGAATATCGCCGCCATTGGCGCCGGCGGTATGGGTGCATCGAACATGAGCGCGCTCACCAGCCAGAATATTGTAGCCATCTGCGATGTTGATGATGAGCGCGTGGCGTCTTCGATGAGAGACCGGGAAGGTAAAATTCGCGAGGACCGGGTTGAACTGGTAAAAGCTTACGAAAAGGCGAAGAAGTATAAAGACTTCCGCAAGATGCTCGAAAATCAAAAAGACATCGATGCGGTAGTTATTGCAACGCCCGATCATACCCATGCGCCGGCAGCAACCATGGCGATGCGCATGAAAAAGCACGTATACGTCCAGAAACCGCTCACGTATACCGTACACGAAGCGCGTGTACTTCGGCAGGTAGCCAAAGAAACCGGGGTGGTCACACAGATGGGCAACCAGGGCCACTCCCACGACGACGGCCGGCGGCTACTTGAACTGATCTGGGCCGGCGCGATTGGCCCGGTACACGAAGCCCATATCTGGACCAACCGCCCCATCTGGCCACAGGGCATCCCGCGGCCTGCCAAGTCGGAAAAAGTGCCCAAACATCTCGATTGGGACCTTTTTCTCGGACCTGCCAAAAAAGTACCCTACAACCCTGCCTACACACCGTTTACCTGGCGGGGCTGGACCGACTACGGCACCGGTGCACTCGGCGACATGGGCGCGCACCTGATCGATCATGCCTATTGGGCGCTCGATTTGAAAGCACCAACATCCATTGAAGCCGCCGGCTCTCCGTACGGTGGCGAAGATCGGGCATCATTCCCGCTTGCCACGCAAGTGCACTACGAATTTGCCCAGGGATACCGGGATCCGATCAAGCTGACCTGGTACGATGGCGGCTTGCTGCCGCGCCGGCCTGCAGCCATGCCGGCAGACGCACCCATCAATCCGACAGGAGGCGCCATCCTGATTGGTGAGAAAGGTGTCGTCGTTTATGATACGTATGGCCACAACCCACGCCTCTATCCTGAGATTCTCGAAAAGGAATACGCAGACGTGCCGCAGACCCTGCCACGCATTGCGGAGAGCCATGAAATGAACTGGGTGAATGCCTGTAAAGGTATGGGAGAAGCCACGTGTCCGTTTGACTACGCCGGCCCGCTCACAGAAACGATGCTCCTTGGCAATGCCGCGTTGAAAGCCGGCTACGGCCGAAAGTTGTTCTGGGACGCCAAGAAAGGCGAGTTTATAGGCGCTCCCGATGCCAACCAGTATCTGCACTACGAATACCGCAAAGGCTGGGTATTGTAGGAGCAGGTACGAAAAACTGAATGCGTAAAAAGCACGCAGGAGCCTGATTCCTGCGTGCTTTTTACATTTATGCCCAGGCGCACAAATCAGGCACCCGGAACTAGCGTGCTGCATTTAATTCGCACACATAACATAACCTATTCCTCCAGCGACCTGACCAGCGTATCCAACAGCGCGCCATTTGCATCATGGCCATATTCCCAAAACAT
This window encodes:
- a CDS encoding Gfo/Idh/MocA family oxidoreductase; the encoded protein is MKKKPISRRQFVGQSAAASFGAMVLPRHILGGPGFLAPSDTLNIAAIGAGGMGASNMSALTSQNIVAICDVDDERVASSMRDREGKIREDRVELVKAYEKAKKYKDFRKMLENQKDIDAVVIATPDHTHAPAATMAMRMKKHVYVQKPLTYTVHEARVLRQVAKETGVVTQMGNQGHSHDDGRRLLELIWAGAIGPVHEAHIWTNRPIWPQGIPRPAKSEKVPKHLDWDLFLGPAKKVPYNPAYTPFTWRGWTDYGTGALGDMGAHLIDHAYWALDLKAPTSIEAAGSPYGGEDRASFPLATQVHYEFAQGYRDPIKLTWYDGGLLPRRPAAMPADAPINPTGGAILIGEKGVVVYDTYGHNPRLYPEILEKEYADVPQTLPRIAESHEMNWVNACKGMGEATCPFDYAGPLTETMLLGNAALKAGYGRKLFWDAKKGEFIGAPDANQYLHYEYRKGWVL